The proteins below are encoded in one region of Stigmatopora argus isolate UIUO_Sarg chromosome 2, RoL_Sarg_1.0, whole genome shotgun sequence:
- the ubl7b gene encoding ubiquitin-like protein 7b: MASSDWHLSLKLLDQPKSTFHFPEMMPGDVAPGGYRVATLKQLVAAQLSDCIPDPDLIELVHCGRKLKDDFTLDACGIQPGSTLHILRKTWPEPESVAEPVNRATASREFRMLHAALHSLHSTYRESVYKMLTNKESLDQIIVATPGLRSDPVALGVLQDKDLFVQFTDPNMLDTLISSHPALVNAIILVLHSVAGSTPAQSSATPASSRNASSSSYSDMPGGFMFEGMSDDDEDFQSGSPAGPPSRAGVSAGMRPLSLNHSGAAGPRPITQSELATALALASTPESSAVTPTTASQAEPSVGGPPMPAGTPVSNDLFSQALQQALQATNMSALQGRWQSQLQQLRDMGIQDEELMLRALQATDGDIQAALELIFAGGPGL; encoded by the exons ATGGCTTCGTCCGACTGGCACCTGTCCCTGAAGCTGTTAGATCAGCCTAAATCCACGTTCCACTTCCCGGAGATGATGCCAGGGGACGTCGCCCCCGGAGGGTACAGAGTCGCCACATTAAAGCAGCTTGTAGCCGCACAGCTCTCAGACTGCATACCAGACCCGGACCTCATAG AGCTGGTTCATTGTGGGCGTAAATTGAAGGACGACTTCACTCTGGATGCCTGTGGAATTCAACCAGGGTCTACATTGCACATACTGAGAAAGACTTGGCCAGAGCCAGAAAGTGTTGCAG AACCTGTGAACAGAGCTACTGCATCCAGGGAGTTCCGAATGCTCCATGCTGCTCTCCACTCACTACACTCCACGTATAGAGAGTCG GTGTACAAAATGTTAACCAACAAAGAGTCTCTGGATCAGATTATCGTCGCCACACCAGGGCTCCGGTCGGACCCGGTGGCTTTAG GTGTGCTGCAAGACAAAGATCTCTTTGTGCAATTCACTGACCCGAACATGTTGGACAC ACTCATCAGTTCCCACCCAGCTTTGGTCAACGCAATTATCCTGGTTCTTCACTCCGTAGCAGGAAGTACGCCGGCACAGTCAAGCGCCACCCCCGCTTCTTCTCGCAACGCATCGTCCAGCTCCTACAGCGACATGCCAG GAGGCTTCATGTTCGAGGGCATGTCCGATGACGACGAAGACTTCCAGTCT GGCAGTCCGGCGGGGCCTCCGAGCCGAGCGGGGGTATCGGCGGGCATGCGACCGCTCTCGCTGAACCACAGCGGCGCCGCGGGCCCACGGCCAATCACGCAGAGCGAGCTGGCCACAGCGCTAGCCCTCGCTAGCACGCCTGAAAGCAGCGCTGTGACTCCGACCACAGCCAGTCAG GCCGAGCCCTCAGTTGGCGGACCCCCGATGCCGGCAGGGACCCCCGTCAGCAACGACCTGTTCAGTCAGGCCCTGCAACAAGCTCTTCAGGCCACCAACATGTCTGCCCTGCAG GGCCGCTGGCAATCGCAGTTGCAACAGCTCAGAGACATGGGTATCCAGGACGAAGAGTTAATGCTCCGAGCGCTCCAAGCCACCGATGGAGACATCCAGGCTGCCCTGGAGCTCATCTTTGCTGGAGGACCAGGACTTTGA